catgcctgagtcagctgacaggcCAGAAACATTTAATTGCAATGTGGACATGCCCTGACTGTCCTTTACTCTGTCCTACATTTTGTTTATTGTGAATGCTGCATAGACTTTTAAAATGCTTCTCATTGAAGACCATGTTTAATGGAACCAGTTTTCAAACCCTGCCAcctattttaaatgattttatagAAGAGAATTTTAGCTTAAAAAAATTCTTATATAATTtgtaatggagatatacctatctcatagaactggaagggaccctgaaaggtcattgagtccagccctctgcctttactagcaggaccaagtactgatttttgccccagatccctaagtggctccctcaaggattgaattcacaactctgggtttagcaggccaatgcttaaaccactgagctatccctccccccaaaaatataGAATacctgggttggaagggacctcatctagtccaaccccctgctcaaagcagggccaatccccaaacagatttttgccccaaatccctaaaagGCCCactcaaggagtgaactcacaaccctgggtttagtaggctgatgctcaaaccactgagctatccctcccctgcttaCAGTATAAGCAGTTCTAGTAAAACAGGTTTCAAGTTGCTCTGGGAATTCTGAACATGGTTAGGAAGTAGGATTTCTATATTTTTTATGAGGAGGAAAGGTAAAGTAGCCTATAGATATGCAACACAATagaaattaatggattttttgTGTCAAATGCCAGCATTTTTTTTGCTGGGACCAACTGATTATTTGTAGTGCAGAAACTAAAATATACACATGATTTGGaatggaataaatggtcaattccTCCTCAATACAACATAAATCACTGCTGATTTTTGCATGATCGGTACCTGGATTTCTTTCCAGAAACACTTGATCTGCTATCACTACATTTCTGAAAGCTATTTTTTTCATAGGAACCCGATGTAATGCAAACGATTGTCAGGCCGTGAAAATGTACACTGACAATGGAAAGCAGCCCAAAAAAATAGTTAAAGGGATAGAGCATAAAACAGTCTGTATTTAGGCAAAATCAAAGATTTAGAAGGCTTTGCTTGGCTTTAAGTGCCATAGTTTTTTCATGGCCTTGTTCCAATTAAATGTATCCgattaactacaaaaaaaaaacctctcctactttacaaattatttttttctattttgctgTTCATTTGCAATCCAACAGGACATATTAATGAAGCCAGTACTGGCACTTTTTGTATCTTAAAACTATGAATGTTTCCCCCTTGTATCCATTTTCCTTATAGGCAACATGTAGGGTAAAATTCACTTCATGTGCATAAAGTCAAGAATAATTAAGCTTTTTGCTGGGAACATGAAAGGACAGAGAGGACCCTATGCTAGCCCTTGACACCTGGAGAATAAAGTTCCATCCTCAAAATATGGATATGGCAACCCAATAATGAACAGCATATTGTCAAATGGCAGGTTTAGATAATCTGACTTTAACCGTGTTTTTGTTTCTTCATTCTCTCCCCCCTAAAAACCAAAATGTTAGGAagaataaatgaaacaaacaacaaGCCATCAATAAATGAAACTGCAGTGATGAGAAGAAGTTCACAGGTTTTGAAGAAACAGGTGCTGACCTttagtgggggggcgggggaacctAAGCAATAAGTTATGATGCATCTATGCAAGATTTAGATATAACTACTCTATATAGAGGTTTAGGATTGGATCAGACGATGCATTTGGAAAATGAGAAACTATTAAAAACATATAAAGTATTCCAATAGTTTAAAATTTCTCTAACTTGAAACTCCTAATTTGGTTTGTTCAGTTGGCCTCAGTGATGAGCTGTTTTCACTTTGTGGAAAGCTGAAGGGTTAAATTTACCTTATAGAATTATTACATTCAAAATTTGGAAAGTTAAAGCCTGCATGACTTTAATGTCTCTGTGCAAAAACAGCACTCTGTGGTTCCATGGCTATTGTGTCTTAATAATGACTCTATTTAAAGGTACTCAATTAAGAAATGAAAGATCCCCTTCTGCCTCCAACTAGcagtcctgcaaactcagcctgtcCCACAAGAATTGGGCTTGACtcttccctcccgccctcccccccatgcaTCATCTCATGAATAAAAGACTGTTACACCcttagtcccattgtcttcagcttaTGATCTCCATAAAAACCTATGCAAAGCCTATTGTGCTTAGAGGATTTCTACATTTCTTAGGATTTTCTATACTGTCCATCCCCACACTATCTAAGCACAAGTATATCTGACCGAAACTCAGTAAACTGTGCTGGTGATAATCCATAACTTGCACCATGTTGGCTCTACAGTGCTAACTAGAATGGAAACCATATTTTAGTCACAGAAGTGAGAGCATGAGATGCCAGAAACACATACAGCATAGATCTGTTGAGTAGGAAAGTCACACTTTTGCACAGCCACACTTTTTGAGTAGAGCAGCATTTTAGTACTAATACTCCTCTCTAATCTTTAGATATGTAGCACCATTCATGCAAGTATCTCGAAGTGCTTTACACGCACTGATTCGGATGGGGTGCAAATTACATCTTGGGTCTCCACAGGCCGTTGTACCTGAGATGAATTCACCCCTACAGAAGTTGGCCATTGTATGATGGCAACACTCCAGCTGGGGAACATCAAAGCTCTGAATCAGCTCCTCTCACCCCAGTTTACCTGACCCTCTCACAAGATAACACAGCCCATTTTCTGATCCATGCTAGTTGGCTTTTGGAAGAGCAGGAGTTGGTAGGTGATTTGTGCTTCTACACCACACTCCCGCAAAAATTATGTCACCACCAAAAGCTGGCTTTTACCAGGGCAAGTTAATCTAGATTATTGGTTTTCAAACTGAGGGGCAAGCCCCCCAGGAGGGCGTGAAGAAATTCCAAGGGGGGCACGAAGCTGTGAAATTTTCATAacgactttttttttaatcagggtaaaaaaatttttttaaatttatttatttaatagaccGACAATAAAATTATACACATTCTGTATACATAATAAATATTCATAAGTGTCCAATTACAGACCTATATTATTTTAACTACAATAAAGTATTAACAATCTTCTCGATTTTGATTATGAATATAAGTAGACAAGAATAAAGGTATATCAaagtacaataataaaaatacaactataaataaaagtatataacTGCAATGTTTTCAAATTTCATACCACAAAATgcgaatattttttatttttttgcctttcgGTCGGTGGTGAGGCCGAAGAACGATGTAGAAAGTGatggaactttttaaaacttcctaACTCATTTGTGAGAATGTTCAAGACTGTTCTATCGTGGGAGCAGTTACCTCCACCACTCACCACACAAGATCGGCTACTTGCCGGAATGGTGGTGGGGTATATATAGGGCAGCATGCATCCGTTCATAATAGTAGTAGTAAATAAACATTTGCTATAACTCAAATTAACTTGCATCCGTTATTATTCACAAatcaggaaaattatttttatagggTTTTTTATTATCTAAGTTATATCTGTTATTATGGTCGTGATTAAGAAAAGGAAGTACGATCAAGACTACATTAAGTATGGTTTCACCGTTATGGAAAAAAACGGGATTGATCATCCTCAATGTGTAGTATGCCATGGAGTTCTCAGCAATGATGCCTTGAGACCTAGTTATCTTGAGCGATACTTGACAAAGAACCACAGCGCTTTGAAAGacaaaccaaaataattttttgctGCTAAACTTCAAAATTTAAAACGCATGAAGCTGGACGCTACTGGAGTTTTTCATCAAGCGTCGGCCAAAGTGCTAGAAGATTCTTATGAACGGTCATCGCTCATCGATAAAGCCAAGAAAGCGCAAATAGGAGAAACTCTTGTGAAGCCTTGCTTGTTGAAAGCAGCTGATATTGTGCTCGGTGttgaaagcaagaaaaaaaaaataatggaaattttGCTTTCTGAcaattctgtaaaatgttgcaacGATGACATGGCAAAAGATCTAAAACTTCAAGTTGTGGAGGCAGtgaaagcttcttttttttttgcaattcagTGCAACGATACCACTGATTTAGCACAATGCTGTCAGTTGCTAGTCTACATTCGATTAATTAACAATGGAACTgtgaaagaaaaactgcttttttCAAAGGAATTGATGACCACATCAAAGGCTTCTGATGTTACGAAAATggtttccaactttttttttttttttttttgacgaaAATGGACTTTCTTGGGGAAAAACGGGTTGGTGTATGCACAGATGATGCTCCAGTGATGCTTGGCTCTCACTCTGGATTTGTGACAttggtgaaagaaaaaaatccagccatGATCACGACTCACTGCGTCATAACTCACAAGCGTTGGCTGCTAAAACCCTTCCAGATGACCTATGGAACTCGTTGAATTTGGCCATCAAAGTTGTCAATTTTGGGAAGAACAGCACTTAAATATGAGACGTTTTGCAGCTCTTTGCGCGGATTTGGGTGTGGAtcataaaattattttgtttcacaCGGAGGTACGATGGCTTTCCAAAGGGAACATGCTTTCGAGATTATTCTAACTGGAAAACAAAGTGGAAATTTTcctcaagcaacagaaaaaaGAAGAGTTATATCGTTCGTTTACGGACCAAATGTTTCAACTTTCACTGGCATACCTCCTGGACATTTTTGAATCTTTGAACAATCTCAATTTGAAGCCGCAAggaaacaacactgcaaacattataGTGCAACACGATGCCATAAAAGCATTTACGGAAAAAAATCAAGCTTAGGAAACGTCGAACGCAAGCTCAGATGCCTAATTTTTTGTCTTtaccaacattttcatcaatcaCTGAAACTTTGTAAAGAGGatgcaaaaaacaaaattgtgtttCATCTGGACTGCCTTGCTGACAATTCATCCGCTATTTTCCAGACAACTTTTCTGGCAACCCCGTTCAGAAATTAGCACATAATCTATTCAATGTTGATGTCAATTCATTGCCAGAAGTATTGCAAGAAAAAGCACTCAAAATGAAATATGATTCAAGAGTGAAGGATATTTTCGAAAACTTAAACCTGGAGGAATTTTGGATAAAATATTTCCCAATTTCCCAAAAGTTGGAGAAGAAGCGCTGGGTATTATTCTTCCGTTTTCGTCGACGTACCTCTGTGAAAAAAGCTTTTCGAGTTTAGtcataataaaaatgaaacaaaggaaTCAACTGGATGTCGAATATGATTTGCATTGTGCACTTTCATCTTTCAAACTTAGGATTTCCCAACTCATGAAGAAAATGCAGCAGCGTCCTTCAcattaaattcattttgtttatgctatttcttattttaaattacagatttattacatttttgtgcCAAGAAAAAACTATTtgtgcttatttttaattttaaataaaaaaaattatacccagtttgtgtgtttatttttcattttaaattacaaattgAATTTGTTAAAAAGGGGGTTGGATGATGGTAAGGGAGAGGTGGGAGGCATGAGGGTTTCTCGAAAATTAAAAAGGGTGCGTGATgcagaaaagtttgggaaccaatgaTCTAGATCATTAGTTACGCTCATAGTGCCCCTGTGAGTTAAGCAAGTATTGCTCAAACTATGCCCTTCCTGTACTACACTGCATTACAGACTCCCTGTTTCATTGTAAATCTCCTGCCTAGAACACTTTGTCTGGGTTCCTGCtccagatttaaagaaacagtgtaCATCTGCTCTGTTTTAAGGCTCCGATGACTAGACTGTCCTAGGAATAAAAGGACATTTGGTCATTTAAACTGGACTATGCATTTGATTTCCACAGGTCTATTTTCACTAATATGTCTATGGAAAGGATGTTCAGATATGTACTTCAGAAACATACTCATAATTTTACTCCACATTTTTTACTAAATGTATGTGTGATGCTCTCCAGGGTTGTAAACTACCTCACTACCACCAGCCCTTCAGCATGAGGCAACCTTGTCTGTGCCTACTGTGAATCAGCCCCCTGAATCCATCAGTCTCTGGCACACAAGCACCACCTTCCAGGACCCTGCAGGCCTTGCTCCCTCTCTGCAGGTTAGTGAAGGGCACATACCAACCCTTGAGTCCTCTCTAAGCATGCCCTATAGCATGCAGGCCTTCTCCACTGAGCATTCTATCAAGCCTGCTGTTCCCAAAAGAACAGTATACACCccagcttgtaagattcagcTGAGGACCACCCCTTGGCTTAACACCAGCAGTTACATTCatttacagtgaaaacaagaatatttGTCAAAGAAAAGAGTTCTAGTGAcagtgagtaagaatattggaaaccaATAGTTACACATAAaacaaaagtttcagagtagcagccgtgttagtctgtatccgcaaaaagaagaacaggaggacttgtggcaccttatataaatttgttagtctctaaggtgccacaagtcctcctgttcttctttttacataaaacaaaatcataacactttCTAGAGACTCAACTAACAAGTTACTCTCGTCTAAAGACAttttatctcacccaaagttctcaTCAGAGTTTTCAACCAAGCATGACTGACACCTCTTTGCCAAGAAGCTAAAATTGCTGTCCCTTTGCTTCCGCAGTGAAGGGATACCAGAATGTCTTCTTTGTCTTCTACTTATACccgcctcacccccaccccccaaaaaaatttatTGTCCTTATTCCTGGACAGAATAAACCCTATGGcttggggttttttccccccctgtgtgctcctttcctgttgacttcatgcCTCCTCATTATCATTTGAATTGATATGTAATTGGACAACCATTCtgttagcttacaatgcttaatttacatcctGACAGAGATATATTTCTTACCTCCTATCTGGAGGAACTGGTCTAAGGAATGTCACCTTTTGGTTATTTGTTTTTACCTTACttgcttaagaacataattttcaggtACTGATACATAACTCACAGCATAGTACAGGTACATACATTTCATAATGATATAGATGACCAGCATGACACCTGCTTTCGTACAAgacctcacatgatattcttcAGCAAACTAGAATGTACACGACATGCTCATGAAATTTCTGTAACCCCTGTGTACCCACTTGCCAGTTGACATTAAGAGGTTCTTAGGTCACAGATttgttttcaaaagttatttGTCTGGTTTCAAAACAGGCATGACCTTTCCTGTA
The DNA window shown above is from Trachemys scripta elegans isolate TJP31775 chromosome 1, CAS_Tse_1.0, whole genome shotgun sequence and carries:
- the LOC117869196 gene encoding LOW QUALITY PROTEIN: protein ZBED8-like (The sequence of the model RefSeq protein was modified relative to this genomic sequence to represent the inferred CDS: inserted 2 bases in 2 codons) → MKLDATGVFHQASAKVLEDSYERSSLIDKAKKAQIGETLVKPCLLKAADIVLGVESKKKKIMEILLSDNSVKCCNDDMAKDLKLQVVEAVKASFFFAIQCNDTTDLAQCCQLLVYIRLINNGTVKEKLLFSKELMTTSKASDVTKMVSNFFWEKRVGVCTDDAPVMLGSHSGFVTLVKEKNPAMITTHCVIXSQALAAKTLPDDLWNSLNLAIKVVNFGKNSXLNMRRFAALCADLGVDHKIILFHTEVRWLSKGNMLSRLF